One region of Bubalus kerabau isolate K-KA32 ecotype Philippines breed swamp buffalo chromosome 6, PCC_UOA_SB_1v2, whole genome shotgun sequence genomic DNA includes:
- the LOC129655956 gene encoding olfactory receptor 6K6, which yields MTSENQTRVTEFLFSMFPHLHEGGLLFFILLLLIYGFIVTGNLMIFIVTRLDVALHTPMYFFIRVLSFLEIWYTTTTIPKMLSCLVSEQKTISLAGCLLQMYFFHSLGITEGCVLTAMAIDRYIAICNPLHYPTIMTPKLCIYLAAGSCLCGFLLVLPEIAWISTLPFCGSNQIQQIFCDFNPVLSLACTDTSLVIIVDAIHAVEILASFLVIALSYIRIIVVILQMPSAESRQKAFSTCAAHLAVFLLFFGSVAVMYLRFSATYSVFWDIAIAVTFVILAPFFNPIIYSLRNKDMKDAIGRLFGYQKRAGGVKR from the coding sequence ATGACCAGTGAGAATCAGACAAGGGTGACTGAGTTCCTCTTCTCTATGTTCCCGCATTTACATGAAGGTGGCCTCTTATTCTTTATTCTCTTGCTTCTCATCTATGGATTTATCGTAACTGGAAACCTAATGATATTCATTGTTACCCGGCTGGATGTGGCCTTGCACACCCCCATGTATTTCTTCATCCGTGTCCTCTCTTTCCTGGAGATCTGGTATACCACAACCACCATCCCCAAGATGCTCTCCTGCCTAGTCAGTGAGCAGAAGACCATCTCTCTTGCTGGTTGCCTTCTGCAGATGTACTTCTTCCACTCACTTGGCATCACAGAAGGCTGTGTCCTGACAGCAATGGCCATTGACAGGTACATAGCTATCTGCAACCCCCTCCATTACCCAACCATTATGACTCCCAAACTCTGTATCTATCTGGCAGCTGGATCCTGCCTCTGTGGCTTCCTTCTGGTGCTCCCTGAAATTGCATGGATTAGCACCCTGCCTTTCTGTGGCTCCAATCAGATCCAGCAGATCTTCTGTGACTTCAACCCTGTATTGAGCTTGGCCTGCACAGATACATCCCTGGTGATCATTGTGGATGCCATCCATGCAGTGGAGATCCTGGCCTCCTTCCTGGTCATCGCTCTATCCTACATCCGGATCATTGTGGTGATTCTGCAAATGCCCTCAGCTGAAAGCCGCCAAAAAGCTTTCTCTACCTGTGCTGCCCACCTTGCTGTGTTCTTGCTGTTTTTTGGCAGTGTGGCTGTCATGTACTTGCGATTCTCAGCCACCTACTCGGTGTTTTGGGACATAGCAATTGCTGTCACTTTTGTTATCCTTGCTCCCTTCTTCAACCCCATTATCTATAGCCTGAGAAATAAGGATATGAAAGATGCAATTGGGAGGCTATTTGGCTATCAGAAGAGGGCTGGTGGGGTTAAGAGATAG